Below is a genomic region from Deinococcus arcticus.
CCTCTTTTTCACGGAGTACAAGGCCACGCAGTCGTTGCTGCTCGAGGCCCTGACCCAGACCTATGGCGAGCAGAGCGTTACCTTCATTAACGGAGACGACCGCGCAGACGACGTTCTGGGTGCGAGCCTGCACACCACGCGTGATCGAGCCGCCACCGAATTCAATGAAGGCAAGCGCCGCTTCCTGGTTTCGACTGAAGCGGCGGGGGAAGGGATTGATCTGCAGCAGAGCTGCCACACGCTGATTCACGTGGATCTACCGTGGAACCCGATGCGCCTTCACCAACGGGTCGGGCGCCTGAACCGCTACGGTCAAACCCGGCAGGTTGAAGTCCTCTCGTTCCGCAACCCCGGCACCGTTGAGGCGCGCATCTGGGACAAGTTGAATACCAAGATCGACAGCATCATGAAGGCCTTTGCCCATGTGATGCACGAGCCAGAGGACTTGTTGCAGCTCGTTCTGGGCATGACCTCGCCCCAGGTGTTCCAGAACGCGTTTTCAGGTGCGGCCCGTCAGGGAAACAACCTGGACGAGTGGTTTGACCGGACCACCTCGCAGTTTGGAGGGCGTGACGTCCTCAACACCGTTCAGGAACTGATTGGACACAGCACCAGCTTCGATTACCAGCAGGTCAGTGACGTTATCCCCCGGGTGGACCTGCCTGACCTCATTCCCTTCTTTCGCCAGGCCCTGCGGTTGAATCAACGCCTGGTGGATGAACAGGACGACCTGCTGTCCTTCAAGACGCCAGAAGCCTGGCTGGGCGAGGTGGGTATCCTGCGAAATTACCGCGAACTGGGATTCAACCGGGCCCTTAAAGGCAAGGACGTGGCGGGTGTGGGGCACAAGGTGGTGGACCGCGCGGTGGCGCAAGCCCGCAAGTATCCCGCCAACGTCGCCGTGGCTGAGTGGGCTGGACTGAGTGCGCCTCTGTATGTCTTCCGGATCGCGGACCGGGTGACGAATACCCCCGGAGCCCGCCGCACGCTGGTAGGCCGACTTATGGGCGAGCAGCCCACATGGCTACGCGATTGGGAGCTGCTGCAACTGCTCAATGGCCTCAAGGCCGGCGCCGATGGCGTACCTGCCCCGGGGCTGATGACCGCTCTTGCCGACATGCTGGAGGACGAAACGCGCGCCCTGGAAGCCAAACTGCCTGAGCTCAATCTTGACTACGCCGCCCCGCTGATTGAACCGTACGCCGTGTTTGCCCCTCAACTCAAGTAGGTGCCTGATGCCTGTGGAAACCTCCATCTGGAAAATCGGTCAGACCGTCGAAAAGATTCCCTTTATCCCCCTGGCCCTGGAGAGCGAATTGCAGGCGGCCCTGGAGCAGAACCTCGGTATTCTCAATCCGGGTCTGATGTTGATTGGGCGTCAGGTGCGCACCGAGAACAACAAATTCATTGATCTGCTGGCCATTGACAGCGAGGGTCACCTGCACGTGATTGAGCTCAAGCGTGGCTTGACGCCACGCGACGTGGTGGCGCAGGCCCTGGATTACGCGGCCTGGGTCCGCAAACTGGGTCACGAGGACGTTGGTCGGATCTACGGCGAAAACCATGCCGGTGCCAGTTTTGCCGATGGCTTCCGGGACACGTTCGACGCGGCCGTTCCAGAAACGCTGAACGCCTCGCATCAGCTCACCATTGTGGCCAGTGACATTGATCCGTCCACCGAGCGAATTGTCCAGTACCTTGTGGATTACGGCGTGCCGATCAACGTGGCCTTCTTCCGGCACTTCACGGCGGCAGGCAGTGCGTTTCTGGTGCGCTCGTGGCTGATTGACCCGGATGAGGCGGCTGAGCGGGTCGAGCGCCGCGACAGCAACAAAAAGCAGCAGCCGTGGAATGGTCAGGACTATTACGTGGCCTTCCGCGAGGAGCAGTGGCGCAGCTGGGATGACGCGGTGAAGTACGGATTCCTGAGTGCAGGCAGAGGGAAAAAATACACCCGCCTGCTTGAAGGGCTGCAGCCGGGACGACGGGTGGCGGCTTATATCCCTAAGGTCGGGTACGTCGGTGTCGGAACCGTCACGTCGGTGGCCACACCCATGAAGGACTTTCCGTTTCTGCTGGACGGCCAGGTGCAGCAGGCGTCCGCGCTGACGTTCAGTGCGCCTGAAGCCCTGCATGACCTTGACGACCCGGACCTGTCGGAATGGCTGGTCGGCGTCAGCTGGCATCAGACCGTTCCTAAACATGGGGCCCTGGCGGGGGGCAATCTGTTCAGCAACCAGAACATTGTCTGCCGGCTGCGCGACCAGGGCACATTGGACGCCCTGGCCAAACATTTCCCGAAGGCATTTCAGGATGCCAGTTCTGCTGGAGGGACGCCCTGAACGCGTGGGATCCGGTCAGTGTGGCTGGAGCCATGGCGTACTACGAAGAGCGCCGGAAGCTGCGGCACCGGGACGCACGACTGACCCGTGCGGAAGCCATTTCGTTTGCGATGCATGACCTGTGGCTTCAGCTTCTCGCGCCCTACCGCGTGTTCAGCGATGCGGAGACGCCGGACGGCGTCGTCCGGTGGAAGATTGCCCTTGACTACAACGACAAGCAGAGTGACGTCATCACCGTTCTGTGGGAGCTGCAAGGGGAACATCGGGAGCGCGACGCCGTCCGGCTAAGCAGCATCCTGCGCAATGAATTCATGCGTGGCGTCCGGGAAGGCCAGCACAACTTCTCGTTTCAGTGGCCGGACCCCGCGCAGGTGCGTGAACGAGGCGTTCTGTTGGCGCGGTTGAATGAACGTTACCCATCAGGTCTGGACGAGGCCGACGAATGAAACAGGCCGAGATTGCCTCGGGTCAGCCTGCCGCCTGGTCAGCCTTTCGCTCGCCTATTGGGAAACCGAGCCTACAGTTCGGCCCCGACACCGAAGCGGCGTTTCGTGTCGGCTTCGAGCTGCTGTCTGAACGAACGGGCCCACAGCACCCGGTCCTTATCGCGGAGACTCAAATGGTCAGGCACCGCTGCCTGAACAGCCGCGACAAATCCCTGGTAGCCCTCCCACAATCTGCCAAAGTCCCAAATATCTGCGAGTTTGTGATGGTTCCCCAACTGCTCGCAGGCCCGCACGTCGTAGATGGTGAACTCGTCCGGATAAAAAACCGTGAGGATCGCCGATGCCATGGGGAGGCGAAACCCCCAGTCCACCATCAGCACCTTCAACCTCGCCGCGGCGTTCTCTGCGCTTCGAACTTCCGTCACCAGCTGCTGGACTGCCAGATCAAGCTCCGGATTTCGTTTCATCAGCCGGGCTGCCACCCTCGATTTGGCTCGGTTGGCCTTCCAGACCACAATGCAGAAAAAGTCGAAGGTGCTGATCTCCTCGTCCGCCGCAAACCTGACGCTGACTGTCTCAAACAGATACCGCTCCAGGTCGTAATACGCCAGATCGTCCATGCCTGCCATGCAAGCACATCACGCCCAGGCAAGCCCACTCGGCGCCCGTCTCAAAAAAAGCAGGGTTTCGGTCCCGCAAACCATTCTTTCCGCACTAGGCTGAGGTCAGCATGATTACCGGAGAAGTCAAAAGCAAGGTCGATGCCGTCTGGAGCGCCTTCTGGGCCGGCGGCGTCAGCAATCCTCTCGAAGTTGTTGAACAGCTCACCTACCTGCTCTTCCTGAAAGGGCTGGACGAAACGCATACCGCCCGCGAAGCGCGCGCCAACCGCACCGGCGAACCTATCCAGAACCCGGTGTTCACCGACGGCATGGACCAGTACCGCTGGAAGACCTTCAAGGACCTGGCCCCTCAGCAGATGTACAGCGTCCTGGTGGACCGCATCTTCCCCTGGATGCGCACTCTGGGCGGGGAGCACAGCGCCTTTGCCAAGCACATGAAAGACGCGCGGTTCACTCTGCCGCCCGAAAAAGCAGGTGTGCTGGCCCGCGTGGTCGACGGGCTGGACAAGATCCCCATGCAGGACCGCGACACCAAAGGCGACCTGTACGAGTACCTGCTGAGCAAGCTCTCGAGCGCCGGACAGAACGGTCAGTTCCGCACGCCCCGGCACATCATCAACATGATGGTCGAGGTGATGCGCCCCACCCCGCAGGACACGATTTGCGACCCGGCTTGCGGCACCGCCGGCTTCCTGGTCGGCAGTGAAGAGTACCTGCGTGCCCGGTATGAACACGACATCTACAGTGACCCGGCGTTGAAACAGCACTTCGAGAACGCCGCCTTCCACGGCTTTGACTTTGATCACACCATGCTGCGTGTGGCCGCCATGAACATGCTGCTACACGGCGTTCCCAACCCGGACATCCGGAACAAGGACAGCCTCAGCAGCGACCACGGCGAAGACAGTGAACTGTACTCACTGATCCTGGCCAACCCGCCCTTCAAAGGCAGCCTGGACGAGAGCAGCGTCGCCAAGGACCTGACCAGCATCGTCAAGACGAAGAAGACAGAACTGCTGTTCCTTGCACTCTTCCTGCGACTTCTGAAAACGGGCGGCCGGGCGGCCGTCATCGTGCCGGACGGTGTACTGTTCGGCAGCAGCAAGGCGCACAAGCAGATCCGGGAAACCATCGTGGAGCACCACAAGCTCGAAGGCATCATCAGCCTGCCCAGCGGCGTCTTCCGGCCCTACGCAGGCGTGTCCACCGCCATCATGATCTTTACCAAGACGGGGCGCGGCGGCACGGGCGACGTGTGGTTCTACGACATGAAGGCTGACGGCTTCACGCTCGACGACAAGCGGAACCCCACCAGCGAGAATGACATCCCCGACATCATTCACCGCTGGCATCAGCGGGACGAGGAACAGGCACGGCAACGCACAGATCAGAGTTTTTTCGTGCCTAAGGCAGACATCGTTGCCAATGGCTACGACCTGAGCATCAACCGCTACAAGGAAACGCAGCACGAAGCGGTGGAGTACGACAAACCAGAAAAAATCCTGGATGATCTCGATGCGCTGGAGGGTGAAATCCAGGCTGGTTTGAAGCGTCTGCGGGAGATGCTGGCATGAGTTGGGATCAGGTAAGGCTTGGTGATTTGACTCATTTCATTCGCGGTGTGACGTTTAAGCCGGACGCAAAGGTAGAGGTGGGGTCGGAGGGCTCAGTCGTTTGCTTCCGCACGAGCAATGTTCAAACCAAATTAGACCAAAGTGACCTTATCGCTGTGCCCAGGGACATAGTGAAGCGTGATGAACAATTTGTTCGTCATGGCGATCTTTTGGTGTCAAGCGCCAATAGTTGGAATTTGGTAGGCAAAGCGTGCTGGGTACCTGAGTTAAGTTATGAGGCTACACTTGGTGGATTTATTTCTGCTTTGCGTATCAACTCGCCGCGCCTCGATCCCCGTTATCTATTTCACTGGTTTACCTCGTCAAAAGTGCAAGACACTGTCCGAAGCTTTGGTCGACAGACGACGAACATTTCTAATCTTGATTTTGCGCGTGCCCTCAACCTCGAAATTCCCCTTCCCCCTCTCCACATCCAGCAGCGGATTGCAGCGGTGCTGGATGAAGTGGACGCGCTTCGGCAAAAGCGGGAGCGGAGTATTGAAAAACTCAGATTACTTAAATCGGAAGCCTTTAAATTTGCAATCAGCACTGTTGAGGTACGGGAGATCACACTAGGTGAGATGTGTTATATCACTAAAGGAACCACTCCGACCACTCTGGGATTTGATTTCTCAAGTGCTGGAGCAAAATTCCTTAGAGTTCAGAATTTAGTAGATGGCCGAATAGTGCATGCTTCTGACGATCTTTTTATTAATCGAGAGACTAATTCCGCCTTAGCAAGGTCAATAATTTTGCCTAATGATGTACTATTATCGATTGCGGGAACTATTGGCCGTTCTGCCTTAGTCATCGAGTCTGATGGAGAAATGAATTGCAATCAGGCAATTGCAATTATCAGGCCCTTACATTCCATCAATTCTGCATACTTAAGGGAATGGCTTGACACCTCGGAAGCACAAGCTCAAATGCGGGGTTCGTCAGTGACGGCAACTATCGCAAACCTTAGCTTAGGTAGCATTTCGAAAATGCGCTTTCCTATGCCTGACTTGGCTCACCAAGTTAAAATTCTTATTGAGCTTCAAGTAATTCAAGATCAGATTGACTACCAAAGAGCGAGTTTGAATCATATGAGGGATTTGGGTGACACGCTTCAATCCCAGGCGTTTTCCGGTTCTCTCACTTTGCGCAACTTCGAAGTAGCTCTGTAGCTTCTCCTCTAATTCTTCCCTTGAGGTATTGCCCTTGTCCAATTTTGCGTTTTTACAAGAATGGCCCGAGCTATTTCAAGTTGCAGCAATGGCCGAGGGATACGTTCGCAGTGATCCGCGCACCGCCAGCTTTCACGCCCGCCGAGCACTGGAAGGTCTGGTCGACTGGCTCTTTACCAACGATCCGGAATTCAGCCCGAGACCCTACGACACCAGCTTGAATGCCTTACTGCGATCGGACGCCTTTACTCGCCTGGTACCGTTGCAGGTGCAGCCTCACGCGGATCTGGTGCGCCGTGAAGGCAACCAGGCCGTACACGGCGGCCGGGAGATTTCGGCTCAGCAGGCCATGGGTACGCTGCGGGACCTGTGGTATGTCGCGCGTTGGTTCGCCTGGAACTATCAGGCGGATGAGCATGCCTCGCTCCCAGAGGACTTTAGCGAAGCCCTGGTGCCGCCGGCCCCAATCGACGTGGCCCGGTTGTCCCGCAAGCAACTCGAGGAAATGGAGACCCGCCTGGCCCAGGAGCAGCAGGCCGCTGAGGACCTGCGCCGCACCATGGCGGGCTATCAGGCGGAACTCAGTGCCCTGCGCACCCAGGTCCGGGCCCGCAAAACCCGGAACGCGACACGCTCAGGTTCTTCGGCCGCTGCGGGCAGTGAGCAGGAGACCCGTGAGCGCCTGATTGACGTGCTGTTGCGGGAGGCTGGCTGGGAGCCTGATGAGGCGAACGTTCGCGAGTACCCGGTGACGGGAATGCCGACGGGCAGCGGCAATGGCTACGTTGACTATGTGCTGTGGGGCGCGGACGCCCGGCCTCTGGCGGTGGTGGAGGCCAAACGCACCCGCACGGACGCCGAGAACGGCCGACAGCAGGCCAAGCTGTACGCGGACTGTCTGGAAGCGCAGTTTGGGCGGCGTCCGGTCATCTTCTACACGAACGGCACCCGCACGTTCCTGTGGGATGACGCAGCGTTCGGAGCCGCGGGGGGCTACCCGCCCCGTGAGGTGTCTGGCTTCTACACCCGCGACGAGCTTGAACTGCTGATTCAGCGCCGTCAGACGCGCCTGCCGTTGGCCGACCAGGAAATCAACAACGGCATTGTGGAGCGGCCCTATCAGCATCTGGCAGTCCGCGCGGTGACGGAGCGCCTATCAGCCCGGCACCGCCAGGGCCTGCTGGTGATGGCCACCGGCACCGGGAAAACCCGCACGGCCGCTGCAATCATCGAACTGTTGCAGCGCAGCGGCTGGGTGAAGCGGGTGCTGTTCCTGGCAGACCGCAAGGCACTGGTGGACCAGACCACCCGGGTGTTCCGCAAGTTTCTGCCGGGTGGTGTGCACAACCTGCTGGAGGACAAGGAGAACGCCGGCACGGCGCGGTTGGTGGTCAGCACGTATCACACCATGCTGAGTTTCATCGAGTCCGGGCAGGTGGGCAGCGGCGAGAAAGTGTTCGGGCCAGGGCACTTTGACCTGGTGATCGTGGATGAGGCGCACCGCAGCGTGTACCGCAAGTTCGGGGCAATCTTCGCGTACTTTGACGCCTACCTGCTGGGCCTCACCGCCACGCCCAAGGACGAGGTGGACCGCAACACCTATCGGCTCTTCCATATGGAAGACGGCGTCCCCCTCTTCTCCTATGGGCTGGAAGAAGCCG
It encodes:
- a CDS encoding DUF91 domain-containing protein codes for the protein MPVETSIWKIGQTVEKIPFIPLALESELQAALEQNLGILNPGLMLIGRQVRTENNKFIDLLAIDSEGHLHVIELKRGLTPRDVVAQALDYAAWVRKLGHEDVGRIYGENHAGASFADGFRDTFDAAVPETLNASHQLTIVASDIDPSTERIVQYLVDYGVPINVAFFRHFTAAGSAFLVRSWLIDPDEAAERVERRDSNKKQQPWNGQDYYVAFREEQWRSWDDAVKYGFLSAGRGKKYTRLLEGLQPGRRVAAYIPKVGYVGVGTVTSVATPMKDFPFLLDGQVQQASALTFSAPEALHDLDDPDLSEWLVGVSWHQTVPKHGALAGGNLFSNQNIVCRLRDQGTLDALAKHFPKAFQDASSAGGTP
- a CDS encoding type I restriction-modification system subunit M, whose protein sequence is MITGEVKSKVDAVWSAFWAGGVSNPLEVVEQLTYLLFLKGLDETHTAREARANRTGEPIQNPVFTDGMDQYRWKTFKDLAPQQMYSVLVDRIFPWMRTLGGEHSAFAKHMKDARFTLPPEKAGVLARVVDGLDKIPMQDRDTKGDLYEYLLSKLSSAGQNGQFRTPRHIINMMVEVMRPTPQDTICDPACGTAGFLVGSEEYLRARYEHDIYSDPALKQHFENAAFHGFDFDHTMLRVAAMNMLLHGVPNPDIRNKDSLSSDHGEDSELYSLILANPPFKGSLDESSVAKDLTSIVKTKKTELLFLALFLRLLKTGGRAAVIVPDGVLFGSSKAHKQIRETIVEHHKLEGIISLPSGVFRPYAGVSTAIMIFTKTGRGGTGDVWFYDMKADGFTLDDKRNPTSENDIPDIIHRWHQRDEEQARQRTDQSFFVPKADIVANGYDLSINRYKETQHEAVEYDKPEKILDDLDALEGEIQAGLKRLREMLA
- a CDS encoding restriction endonuclease subunit S; translation: MSWDQVRLGDLTHFIRGVTFKPDAKVEVGSEGSVVCFRTSNVQTKLDQSDLIAVPRDIVKRDEQFVRHGDLLVSSANSWNLVGKACWVPELSYEATLGGFISALRINSPRLDPRYLFHWFTSSKVQDTVRSFGRQTTNISNLDFARALNLEIPLPPLHIQQRIAAVLDEVDALRQKRERSIEKLRLLKSEAFKFAISTVEVREITLGEMCYITKGTTPTTLGFDFSSAGAKFLRVQNLVDGRIVHASDDLFINRETNSALARSIILPNDVLLSIAGTIGRSALVIESDGEMNCNQAIAIIRPLHSINSAYLREWLDTSEAQAQMRGSSVTATIANLSLGSISKMRFPMPDLAHQVKILIELQVIQDQIDYQRASLNHMRDLGDTLQSQAFSGSLTLRNFEVAL